The bacterium DNA window CTGGTCCTTCACGACGGCGCGGAAGTGGGCGTATTGGTTCAGCAGGTCGTTGGCGAAATAGGCCTTGCCCAGGACCAGACAAGGGAAGAAGGCGATGAAGGCCACGGCGGTGTAAAGGCCCAGGGACGTCCAGAAAGCGCGGGCGGCGGTCCGGTCCATACCGGCCCTACTTCTTGCGGGCGGCGGGCCGGGCCGCGACGGGGGAGATCTTCCAGCCCTTGGGGCCCCATTGGGCCTTGTAGAGGTGGGCCTTCATCGGTGGTTTGGGGATGGAGGTGAAGAACCCGGCGATCAGCCCCGCGCCGTAGCAGGCGTGGCGCAGGAAGATGAGGATGGGCACCTTGAAGAGATCGGGCAGGCGGCGGTGCCAGGAGGCGGCCGAGAAGCCGGTGCCCAGCGCGCCGAGGATGAAGAGGACCAGGGGAAACCACCAGATGGGTAGGCGGAAGATCCAGTTCCAAGGCCGGAGGTCTTGGGTCGGCCAGAAGGCCGCCGCCAAGGTCAGAAGATAAAGAAGGAAGAAGGCGGGGGCCAAGTGCACCAGGTCGGACAGGCAGGGGTAGACCTTCATCTGCCGGGCGCGGCCCCGGCCATAGCGGAAGGCCTGCCAACAGAAAGCCTCCAGGGATTTACGGCGGGAGCGGAAGACCACGCCCCGGGGGTCATAGACCATCCGGTAGCCCTTGTGGAGCAGGCGGTTGAGGAACTCGTTCTCTTCATTGGGGTAGAGGTCCACCCGGAAGCCGCCTTCCTTCAGGAAGGTCTCCCGGCGCACCATCATGTTGCAGAGGATCAGTTCCTTCTCGGTGGCCTCGCGCACGGCCCCGATGGCCGCGTAGCGGGCGCGCACCTTGAAACTGCCCATCCAGGAGGCCAGCACCGCGTTCACGGTGCGCTCGAAAGGGATGGCGTCGGGGGGCACCAGGTTGGGGCCGCCGGCCACGGCGGTCCGGGGGTCCTCGAAATGGGAGGAGAGGTCGTTGAAGGAGCCGGGGGAGACCACGCTGTCGTCGTCGAGGAAATGCACCAGGTCGGTCCGGCAGGCCTTCACGCCGAGGTTGCGCTGGAGCGAGGGATTGCGGCCCACCGAAAGATAGACCTCCTTGGGCCGCTCGGAGGGGGTGAGCTTGGCGAGGCCCTTGAGGGCGCCCAGTTCCCTGTCCACCCGGTCCACCGCGATCACGACCCCGATGGTCCTCTTCATTTTTGGACCGTCAAGAGGGCTAAGTCCAACAAGAAGATCCTAACGGCAGAGCGGCCGGGATCATTGGACCTGAAAGGATAGGTTGTTCTTCGCGTCTTCGTGTCTTCGCGGTGAAGCCGGAGGGTCCTTTTCATTTCGGCGCTCCCGTGCTTTGGCCCATGCGGATCGCGCAGGGGATGCCGATGAGCGAGGTCAAGAGGGGTCCGGCCAGCACCGTCATCAGGGAGAAGGAGATGAGCCCCGCGTGGGTGACCAGGGGCGTGGTGAAGAAGAAGAACAAGGCGGCCTCCCGCGTGCCGAAGCCAAGGATGGTGATGGGGATGAATTCTATCACAATGACGATGGGCAACAGCAGGGCGATGGTGATGAAGGGCATGGGCAGGCCCAAGGCCATGGCGCAGAAATAAGTGCGGACCAGAACCACCAGCCAGGCGGCCATGGACAGGGCGAAGGGGACGGTCAATCGCTGGGAGGGGAGGAAGAGGGAGAGCAGGTTCCGGTAGAACTCGGTGCCGTGGGCCCGCAGTTGGTCGGCCAGCTTGCGGGGAGCGAGGAAGAGCAGGAGTGGTTTGAGGATGACCCGCATCCACTGGGGGTTGAGGAAGAGCGCCATGAGGAGCACTCCCATCCCGATGCCCATGAGGGCGGCCACCGCCGGCCCCTTGAACTGGCTCTGGGCGATGAGGGTGATCAGGCCGGTGGCGGCCAGCAGCACCAGGGCCAGCAGGTCGTAGACCTTGTCGGCCACGTGCACGGCGAAGGCCGAATGGGGCTTCAGGTTGCCCCAGCGGCCGATGCCCAGGACCCGCACGATATCCCCCAGCTTGGCCGGGGTGACCGCGCCCAGGGGCTGGCCGGCCAGGTAGATCCAGTTGGCCTTGGAGAAAGGGAGATGGGAACCGAAGGTGCGGGCCAAGGCCTTGAGGCGGAGGGCCTTGATCAACACCTCGGGGAGGATGAAAAGAAGGGCCAGGGCCATCCATTTCCAGTCGGCCTGGGCCAGGAGGCGGCCCACGGTGGGCAGGTCCACCATGGAAAGCAGGAGGATGAAGAGCAGGAGCCCGAGGAGGAAGGAGAAGGAACTGAGCCGCCTCATTCGTGACCTCCTTTTACCGCGAAGGGGCGAAGGGACGAAGGGTGCCTGCGAAAGAACGGATCCTTGGAAAGCATCGTGACTCCGGTGCGGTTATTTTCGCTACTTCGTTTCTTCGCGGTGAACGAGACTTTGCTCAAGGTTCTCCACGCACAATTTCCAGTCCCACTTCTTCACCAGTTTGGACGCCCCGCCGGGGGTCTTGCGGGCCTTCAAGGCGCGCTCGATGGCCTTCGCGAAGGCTTCGGGGGCGGGGTCGGAGCCGAAAAGTACCCGGTCGAACTGGGCGGCCTCCCCCACTTCGGTGGCGGCGACCTTGGCGCCGCTGGCCAGCGCCTCGCGCAGCTTCATCGAAGCCCGGTGACGGTTCACGGCGTTGTCCCGGTAATAGACCAGGGCGGCGTCGGCCAGGCGCAGGCAGGCGGCCACCTGCTGGGGCGCCAGGTAGCCGGTGAAGAAGACCGAGGCCGAGATCCCCAGGTCCCGGGTGAGGGCCTTGAAGCGGCCCTCGTCGGGTCCGCCGCCCGCCACCAGCAGGCGGGCCTTGGGGGTCCTCTTGAGGATCAGTTTGAAGGCCTGGAGCACGGGTTCCAGGTCGCAGGCCACGTTCAGGTGGGCGGTGAAGACCAGCAGGGGCCCTTCCTGGCGGGTCTTGTGCAGGTGACGGGCCACGGGCGGCAGGTGGTGCAGGTCCTTGTGGTCGGCGTGGAAGAGGTCTAGGTCCACGCCTTGGGGGAGTTGGACGATCTGGCCGGCGGGCACGTGGAAGACCTCCTTCAAGGGACCCAGGAGGAAGGGGGTGTGGTAGGTGACCAGGTCCGCCCATTTGGGCCAGGGGAGCTGGAGCCATTGGTGGAATCCCCGGAACCAACCGTGGCTGTAGTCGTAGTCCAGGTCGTCCACGTCGATGACCAGCTTCGCGCCCTTGAGCCTTTGCACCCAAAGGGCGGGCACGGCGGTGGGGTAGGGTTTGATGAG harbors:
- a CDS encoding glycosyltransferase family 2 protein gives rise to the protein MKRTIGVVIAVDRVDRELGALKGLAKLTPSERPKEVYLSVGRNPSLQRNLGVKACRTDLVHFLDDDSVVSPGSFNDLSSHFEDPRTAVAGGPNLVPPDAIPFERTVNAVLASWMGSFKVRARYAAIGAVREATEKELILCNMMVRRETFLKEGGFRVDLYPNEENEFLNRLLHKGYRMVYDPRGVVFRSRRKSLEAFCWQAFRYGRGRARQMKVYPCLSDLVHLAPAFFLLYLLTLAAAFWPTQDLRPWNWIFRLPIWWFPLVLFILGALGTGFSAASWHRRLPDLFKVPILIFLRHACYGAGLIAGFFTSIPKPPMKAHLYKAQWGPKGWKISPVAARPAARKK
- a CDS encoding lysylphosphatidylglycerol synthase transmembrane domain-containing protein, with the protein product MRRLSSFSFLLGLLLFILLLSMVDLPTVGRLLAQADWKWMALALLFILPEVLIKALRLKALARTFGSHLPFSKANWIYLAGQPLGAVTPAKLGDIVRVLGIGRWGNLKPHSAFAVHVADKVYDLLALVLLAATGLITLIAQSQFKGPAVAALMGIGMGVLLMALFLNPQWMRVILKPLLLFLAPRKLADQLRAHGTEFYRNLLSLFLPSQRLTVPFALSMAAWLVVLVRTYFCAMALGLPMPFITIALLLPIVIVIEFIPITILGFGTREAALFFFFTTPLVTHAGLISFSLMTVLAGPLLTSLIGIPCAIRMGQSTGAPK
- a CDS encoding glycosyltransferase is translated as MTQRTLDILVFSAKGGGTGCALRARYIAEALAKRGHRARLVDPIPSLPYWFDMVLSTLYYLGVSLRHRSDAAMLIKPYPTAVPALWVQRLKGAKLVIDVDDLDYDYSHGWFRGFHQWLQLPWPKWADLVTYHTPFLLGPLKEVFHVPAGQIVQLPQGVDLDLFHADHKDLHHLPPVARHLHKTRQEGPLLVFTAHLNVACDLEPVLQAFKLILKRTPKARLLVAGGGPDEGRFKALTRDLGISASVFFTGYLAPQQVAACLRLADAALVYYRDNAVNRHRASMKLREALASGAKVAATEVGEAAQFDRVLFGSDPAPEAFAKAIERALKARKTPGGASKLVKKWDWKLCVENLEQSLVHREETK